The Nostoc sp. 'Lobaria pulmonaria (5183) cyanobiont' genome window below encodes:
- a CDS encoding class I SAM-dependent methyltransferase: protein MTQLKTLPTYDPSLFEGAAEGYAQYRTKYPPVVFDKLAEIFNLNGEGRLLDLGTGPGLISIALRTQFEEVVAIDPDPDMIAEAKRQAAAVGANNITWLEQGAELIDSSLGKFKLATIGRAFHWMERELVLERLYELLTDDGGLALLQTSDNPWESNLPWKQAAVGVVKKWLGEERRTGQRGQGTRKPVDPPHEVVIGNSAFARQETYEVPFEKSWTIDSYLGYLYTTAFSLKIFYGDNAPAFETDLKEALLAAEPSGHFTEELKATILVAWKH, encoded by the coding sequence ATGACTCAACTAAAAACACTTCCTACATACGACCCAAGTTTATTTGAGGGAGCCGCAGAGGGCTACGCTCAATATAGAACTAAATACCCACCGGTTGTATTCGATAAACTAGCTGAAATATTTAATCTCAATGGTGAAGGACGACTCCTTGATTTAGGTACTGGCCCAGGATTAATTTCAATTGCTCTGCGAACCCAATTTGAGGAAGTTGTAGCGATCGATCCCGATCCTGACATGATTGCAGAAGCTAAACGTCAAGCAGCAGCAGTCGGAGCAAATAATATTACTTGGTTAGAACAAGGAGCCGAGTTAATCGACTCTAGTTTAGGGAAATTTAAGTTAGCAACTATTGGTAGAGCCTTCCATTGGATGGAACGCGAATTAGTGCTTGAACGCCTCTATGAATTGCTCACTGATGATGGTGGATTAGCACTGCTTCAAACTAGTGACAATCCTTGGGAAAGCAATCTACCTTGGAAACAAGCTGCTGTTGGAGTAGTAAAAAAATGGCTAGGTGAAGAACGCCGAACTGGACAACGAGGACAAGGGACTCGTAAGCCAGTCGATCCTCCCCACGAAGTCGTAATTGGCAATTCAGCTTTTGCTCGTCAAGAAACCTATGAAGTGCCATTTGAAAAATCTTGGACTATCGATAGCTATCTTGGCTACTTATACACTACAGCCTTCTCTCTCAAAATTTTCTATGGCGATAACGCCCCAGCATTTGAAACGGATCTCAAAGAAGCGCTACTAGCAGCTGAACCGTCTGGACATTTTACAGAAGAACTCAAAGCTACAATCCTAGTCGCCTGGAAGCACTAG